The following proteins are encoded in a genomic region of Sphingopyxis sp. YF1:
- a CDS encoding glycosyltransferase has protein sequence MSGPRLLAISLSCHEPVNRALFREIGALGIPVHLVVPRRHFVGGTWRDTPDFPPENYELTLLDLSGTNQRTHTLKGLQAVVDAFGPTHIYCDSDPASMMVRQAKQVAPHARLWSLTAENMPQSLGIDLKKAAETRNPAGIASALVKAWLRRSARRRVDRVLTLSADGTALIEAMGLTATQVPLGFDPRLFRPLPEAREAVRAELGLTRPTIAYFGRQTPEKGIHLLIDALDRIRDRDWQFLIDDFIGTSAYAAQLQAQIERLNLRDRVIFFESKHEDMARYMNAADIVVLPSLSTPKWKEQYGRVIQEVMACGRTMVGSRSGAIPEVMGGHGHLFDEGDVAGLASLLGTLLDRGDFADGAARSHALARLSVDRQAAIMADLLRREA, from the coding sequence ATGAGCGGTCCGCGCCTCCTCGCCATCTCGCTGTCGTGCCACGAACCGGTCAACCGCGCGCTGTTCCGCGAGATCGGCGCGCTCGGTATTCCCGTCCATCTCGTCGTCCCGCGCCGTCATTTCGTGGGCGGCACATGGCGCGACACCCCCGACTTCCCGCCCGAAAATTACGAGCTCACGCTGCTCGACCTCAGCGGCACCAACCAGCGCACCCATACGCTCAAGGGGCTGCAAGCGGTCGTCGACGCCTTTGGTCCGACGCATATCTATTGCGACAGCGATCCGGCGAGCATGATGGTCCGCCAGGCGAAACAGGTCGCGCCGCACGCGCGGCTCTGGTCGCTGACCGCGGAAAATATGCCGCAAAGCCTTGGCATTGACCTCAAAAAAGCCGCCGAAACGCGCAATCCGGCGGGCATTGCCTCGGCGCTGGTCAAGGCATGGCTGCGCCGCTCGGCGCGCCGCAGGGTCGACCGCGTGCTGACGCTCAGCGCCGACGGCACCGCGCTGATCGAGGCGATGGGGCTCACCGCGACGCAGGTGCCGCTCGGTTTCGATCCGCGCCTGTTCCGGCCGCTGCCCGAGGCGCGCGAGGCGGTGCGCGCCGAACTCGGGCTGACGCGCCCGACGATCGCCTATTTCGGGCGCCAGACCCCCGAAAAGGGCATCCATCTGCTGATCGACGCGCTCGACCGCATCCGCGACCGCGACTGGCAGTTCCTGATCGACGATTTCATCGGCACCTCGGCCTATGCCGCGCAGCTTCAGGCACAGATCGAGCGGCTGAACCTTCGCGACCGCGTCATCTTCTTCGAATCAAAGCATGAGGACATGGCGCGCTACATGAACGCCGCCGACATCGTCGTGCTGCCGTCGCTCAGCACCCCCAAGTGGAAGGAGCAGTACGGCCGCGTCATCCAGGAAGTGATGGCGTGCGGGCGCACGATGGTCGGCAGCCGCTCGGGCGCGATCCCCGAGGTGATGGGCGGGCACGGGCATCTGTTCGACGAGGGCGACGTCGCGGGCCTCGCAAGCCTGCTCGGCACCCTGCTCGACCGCGGCGATTTCGCCGATGGCGCGGCGCGGAGCCATGCGCTGGCCCGGCTGTCGGTCGACCGTCAGGCGGCGATCATGGCCGACTTGCTGCGACGCGAAGCCTGA
- a CDS encoding BamA/TamA family outer membrane protein, which translates to MQNSENLRELILALRGGVSPRSLLALSASLACFAAIPAAAQDVPARQAEDPAAPADAAEMAKPTPPPPDANFPPVEPIIPDEEFDRAIPSIAVEDDPELDVPLESIAEFERRQAAKAAADGETPPGSEPVPVPALADGDPIEAIGDAPIRDTELAAPLPPLESFSVEPVEFAEPESTDETVKVAYSVQVNGLALADEASDANLAGLFSDLSALHDGDGEAANAAMVRARLTADAELMQRILASEGYYDAEVDTRLDRNGGDGDGGDRNGGRGQAANGDAATTATTSAADSRPRQRRPFVAIIDVVPGQRYTLSDIVIQAGPTVPPTLIKDNFPIAIGEPIIAQRIQGAEAAIALKLPEEGYPFATVGQRDILLDGATGEGVYTLPVDVGPRARFGGFRTTGKLAFDVEHVETLARFRRGDLYDSRRTDDLRQALVATGLFATVAVEPEKTGEPAGDGTEYVTMLVTQEAGPPRTLAASAGYGTGQGLRVEGSWMHRNLFPPEGALIIRGVAGTQEQALGATLRRSNAGRRDRTVELVVEASRSDYDAFEALTGRIGARVSFDSTPIWQKKFTYAYGLDLIATSEDDYDFLLGARDRSVYYIAGLTGQVGMDRTDSLLDPTKGFRATALIQPEGSLSGRFSPYARVRFDLSGYYPVTDSIVLAGRVRAGSILGASRERLAPSRRFYAGGGGSVRGFGYQQLGPKDPNNDPIGGRSVSEAAIEARYRFGNYGIVGFVDAGQVYRGSTPDFSNMRYGVGIGGRFYTNFGPMRLDIATPIDRQPGESRVSVYVSIGQAF; encoded by the coding sequence ATGCAAAATTCTGAAAATCTTCGCGAATTGATCCTCGCGCTCCGCGGCGGGGTCTCGCCGCGTTCCTTGCTCGCGCTCTCGGCTTCGCTCGCCTGTTTTGCCGCAATCCCGGCGGCAGCGCAGGACGTTCCCGCGCGACAGGCCGAAGACCCGGCTGCGCCCGCCGACGCAGCCGAAATGGCGAAACCGACGCCGCCGCCGCCCGATGCGAACTTTCCGCCGGTCGAACCGATCATTCCCGACGAGGAGTTCGACCGCGCCATCCCGTCGATCGCGGTCGAGGATGATCCCGAACTCGATGTCCCGCTCGAATCGATCGCCGAATTCGAGCGCCGGCAGGCCGCAAAGGCCGCAGCCGATGGCGAAACCCCGCCCGGCTCGGAACCGGTCCCCGTTCCCGCGCTGGCCGACGGCGACCCGATCGAGGCGATCGGCGACGCGCCGATCCGCGACACCGAACTCGCGGCCCCGCTGCCGCCGCTCGAAAGCTTCAGCGTCGAACCGGTCGAGTTCGCCGAGCCCGAATCGACCGACGAGACGGTCAAGGTCGCCTATTCGGTACAGGTCAACGGCCTCGCCCTCGCCGACGAGGCGAGCGACGCGAACCTCGCCGGCCTGTTCAGCGATTTGTCGGCGCTCCATGACGGCGACGGCGAGGCCGCCAACGCCGCGATGGTACGCGCGCGCCTGACCGCCGACGCCGAACTCATGCAGCGCATCCTTGCGTCCGAAGGCTATTATGACGCGGAGGTCGACACGCGCCTCGACCGCAACGGCGGCGACGGCGATGGCGGGGACCGGAACGGCGGGCGCGGACAGGCAGCGAACGGCGACGCCGCCACGACCGCAACCACGAGCGCCGCCGACAGCCGTCCGCGCCAGCGCCGACCTTTCGTGGCGATCATCGACGTCGTACCGGGCCAGCGCTACACCCTGTCCGACATCGTCATCCAGGCCGGACCGACGGTACCGCCGACGCTGATCAAGGATAATTTCCCGATCGCGATCGGCGAACCGATCATCGCGCAGCGTATCCAGGGCGCCGAGGCGGCGATCGCGCTCAAGCTTCCCGAGGAAGGCTATCCCTTCGCCACCGTCGGCCAGCGCGACATTCTGCTCGACGGTGCGACGGGCGAGGGCGTCTACACGCTGCCGGTCGACGTCGGACCGCGCGCGCGCTTCGGCGGCTTCCGGACGACGGGCAAGCTCGCGTTCGACGTCGAGCATGTCGAAACGCTCGCGCGCTTCCGGCGCGGCGACCTCTACGACAGCCGCAGGACCGACGACCTGCGCCAGGCGCTCGTCGCGACCGGCCTCTTCGCGACCGTCGCGGTCGAGCCCGAAAAGACCGGCGAGCCGGCGGGCGACGGCACCGAATATGTCACCATGCTGGTGACGCAGGAGGCCGGCCCGCCGCGCACGCTGGCGGCGAGCGCGGGGTACGGCACCGGGCAGGGGCTGCGCGTCGAGGGCAGCTGGATGCACCGCAACCTGTTCCCGCCCGAGGGGGCGCTGATCATCCGCGGTGTCGCGGGCACGCAGGAACAGGCGCTCGGCGCGACGCTCCGCCGCTCGAACGCGGGTCGCCGCGACCGCACCGTCGAACTCGTCGTCGAGGCGTCGCGCAGCGATTATGACGCGTTCGAGGCGCTGACCGGGCGCATCGGCGCGCGCGTCAGCTTTGACTCGACGCCGATCTGGCAAAAGAAGTTCACCTATGCCTACGGCCTCGACCTGATCGCGACGAGCGAGGATGACTATGACTTCCTTCTCGGCGCGCGCGACCGCAGCGTCTATTATATCGCGGGATTGACCGGCCAGGTCGGCATGGATCGCACCGACAGCCTGCTCGATCCGACCAAGGGCTTTCGCGCCACCGCGCTGATCCAGCCCGAAGGCTCGCTCAGCGGGCGCTTCTCGCCCTATGCGCGCGTGCGTTTCGACCTCAGCGGCTATTATCCGGTCACCGACAGCATCGTGCTCGCGGGCCGCGTTCGCGCCGGATCGATCCTCGGCGCCTCGCGCGAACGGCTTGCTCCCTCGCGGCGCTTCTACGCCGGCGGCGGCGGGTCGGTTCGTGGTTTCGGCTACCAGCAGCTCGGGCCGAAGGATCCGAACAACGATCCGATCGGCGGACGCAGCGTCAGCGAGGCCGCGATCGAGGCGCGCTACCGCTTCGGCAATTACGGCATCGTCGGCTTCGTCGACGCGGGACAGGTCTATCGCGGCTCGACCCCCGATTTTTCCAACATGCGTTACGGGGTCGGCATCGGCGGGCGCTTCTATACCAACTTCGGCCCGATGCGGCTCGACATCGCGACCCCGATCGATCGCCAGCCCGGGGAATCGCGCGTCAGCGTCTATGTCTCGATCGGACAGGCTTTCTGA
- a CDS encoding translocation/assembly module TamB domain-containing protein — MAEDAAFDDGPPPAPAKARSWPLRIARGVGVALLGLVALVALFLIGLNSDAGRRFVVTQLEKYEFENGMKIGIGRLDGSLYGAMTIRELTLADPQGVFLRSPEVKLDWRPFAYLSNHIDVRSATAATMTLQRLPALKPVPDTGEPLLPDIDIDVAKLQVDRFIFEPAVAGERQEARITGKVAIADRRAQVTANAETIGANAKGDKLALVLDAVPETNRLALTLDLNAPQGGVLAAIGGFREPLTARLAGKGDWKVWNGTLTGSLGTAPLARLGLAARDGVFAVKGTAQPSRLFAAGPVANLLGTETSVDVTARLAERKADLDGRIASDAFRLGISGGVDLGTSRYDELQLALVLLKPGAVAPYVRGSGLRAQARLNGAFALPAVEYQANVTSLAVNDIIVDALVLSGKARVDPDQIFIPVAGRASRIRGLDTVAGGTLVQVRLDGDLAYKDGRLLSDNMRLRSSRIDAKAILIADFNRGFYTGAIDGRIDDYRIESVGIFDIDTDADLKTAPNGGFEIVGRVRARSTQLFNSGVRNILGGNAVASGDVRYGTDGITRFANLRLNAPLMRVTSGQGSYAPNGQINLTARASSSEYGPLGLQLAGTITDPRATLTADRPGLGIGLSKLVARINGAPKGYRLAATGDTDYGPLSADVVLLTAAGPLTIDVERADLSGIGFKGRLVQSNAGPFVGQLDASGQGLGGLVRLSAAGQYQAAAINVRANNVVLPGAAQLSVGSAIVDADVILYDQPRVIADIQLASTRIREFDIAVGRVKIDYQNGAGKAQALVEGTSGVPFRVAANADLQPKLWRASVQGRATGINFRTTSPARIIPGADGYELLPTTVDFGRGSSARLAGRFGEGIMLQSRLDRVNLSLLNAIYPGMGLGGRASGSLDFEQAGADSFPRADARLTLDDFTRTTAATVSQPVDVNVVGKLLADGGDVRAVMRKRGSVIGRMQASLRPLPPGAGSWTTRLSAAPLGGGIRYNGPADTLFSFIGSGDQRVGGPIGVAADFSCRLSAPCLEGVIRGNALTYENLTYGTRLTNMAVSGRFSGDRLEIEQLTATAGDGTVKASGYVSLAQASGYPMKIDAVLDNARLARSEGLSARATGNLTLEKVAGQTALLSGSLRLPETRYRIVRQGAASVPVLTGVRRKPPAGRQRISGDGLAAVGGSLFDLIRLDIRLRAPDEIYVSGMGLESEWQADVTLKGTTEAPRVTGEIELVRGTLGFAGRSFDLEEGRVTFPTGDAYDPSIRLLASDTFDNVTVNVSVSGRAQNPQIAFSSVPGLPQDEIVSRILFGSSITELSPLQAVQLAASLNSLRGSGGLSPLGALQSATGIDRLRVLGPDDAQGRGTALAAGQHITNDIYLEVITDGRGYTATQLEISLTPALSILSQAGGSGQTSFSVRYRKDY; from the coding sequence ATGGCGGAGGACGCCGCTTTCGACGATGGTCCGCCGCCCGCGCCGGCCAAGGCGCGTTCATGGCCGCTGCGCATCGCACGCGGTGTCGGCGTGGCGCTGCTCGGTCTCGTCGCGCTCGTCGCGCTGTTCCTGATCGGGCTCAACAGCGATGCCGGGCGCCGCTTCGTGGTCACCCAGCTCGAAAAATATGAATTCGAAAACGGGATGAAGATCGGCATCGGCCGCCTCGACGGGTCGCTCTACGGCGCGATGACGATCCGCGAACTCACGCTTGCCGACCCGCAGGGCGTCTTCCTGCGCTCGCCCGAGGTCAAGCTCGACTGGCGACCGTTCGCATATCTTTCGAACCATATCGACGTCCGTTCGGCGACTGCCGCAACGATGACGCTGCAACGACTGCCCGCGTTAAAGCCGGTCCCCGACACCGGCGAACCGCTGCTTCCCGACATCGACATCGACGTCGCGAAACTGCAAGTCGACCGCTTCATCTTCGAACCCGCGGTCGCGGGCGAGCGGCAGGAAGCACGGATAACGGGCAAGGTCGCGATTGCCGACCGCCGCGCCCAGGTCACCGCCAACGCCGAAACGATCGGCGCGAACGCAAAGGGCGACAAGCTTGCGCTGGTCCTCGACGCGGTTCCCGAAACGAACCGGCTCGCGCTCACGCTCGATCTCAATGCGCCGCAGGGGGGCGTGCTCGCCGCGATCGGCGGCTTCCGCGAACCGCTGACGGCAAGGCTGGCAGGCAAGGGCGACTGGAAGGTCTGGAACGGCACGCTGACCGGCAGTCTCGGCACCGCACCGCTCGCACGCCTCGGGCTGGCGGCGCGCGACGGCGTCTTTGCGGTCAAGGGGACGGCGCAGCCGTCGCGGCTGTTCGCGGCCGGCCCGGTGGCCAATCTGCTCGGCACCGAAACCAGCGTCGACGTCACGGCGCGCCTCGCCGAACGCAAGGCCGACCTCGACGGTCGCATCGCTTCCGACGCCTTCCGCCTCGGGATCAGCGGCGGCGTCGACCTCGGCACCAGCCGCTACGACGAACTGCAACTCGCGCTGGTGCTGCTCAAACCCGGGGCGGTCGCCCCCTATGTGCGTGGCAGCGGCCTGCGCGCGCAGGCGCGCCTCAACGGCGCGTTCGCGCTGCCGGCGGTCGAATATCAGGCGAACGTGACCAGTCTCGCGGTCAACGATATCATCGTCGACGCGCTCGTTCTCTCGGGCAAGGCGCGCGTCGATCCCGACCAGATCTTCATTCCGGTCGCGGGCCGCGCGAGCCGCATCCGCGGGCTCGACACCGTCGCGGGCGGAACACTCGTCCAGGTGCGCCTCGACGGCGATCTCGCGTACAAGGATGGCCGCCTGCTCAGCGACAACATGCGCCTGCGATCGAGCCGCATCGACGCGAAGGCGATCCTGATCGCCGATTTCAATCGCGGCTTCTACACCGGCGCGATCGATGGCCGGATCGACGATTATCGCATCGAAAGCGTCGGCATCTTCGACATCGACACCGACGCCGACCTCAAGACCGCACCGAACGGCGGGTTCGAAATCGTCGGCCGCGTCCGCGCGCGCTCGACGCAGCTCTTCAACTCGGGGGTTCGCAACATACTCGGCGGCAATGCCGTCGCATCGGGCGACGTCCGATACGGCACCGACGGGATCACCCGTTTCGCCAACCTGCGCCTCAACGCACCGTTGATGCGCGTGACGAGCGGGCAGGGGAGCTATGCCCCCAATGGCCAGATCAACCTGACCGCGCGCGCTTCCTCGTCCGAGTACGGCCCGCTCGGGCTCCAGCTTGCCGGAACGATCACCGATCCGCGCGCGACGCTGACCGCGGACCGGCCCGGGCTCGGCATCGGCCTCTCGAAACTGGTCGCGCGGATCAACGGCGCGCCGAAGGGCTACCGCCTCGCCGCGACCGGCGACACCGATTACGGCCCGCTCAGCGCCGATGTCGTGCTGCTCACCGCGGCCGGGCCGCTCACGATCGACGTCGAGCGTGCCGACCTGTCGGGCATCGGCTTCAAGGGGCGGCTGGTGCAGAGCAACGCCGGTCCCTTCGTCGGCCAGCTCGATGCGTCGGGGCAGGGGCTCGGCGGGCTCGTCCGGCTCAGCGCCGCCGGGCAATATCAGGCCGCGGCAATCAACGTGCGCGCGAACAATGTCGTGCTTCCCGGAGCGGCCCAGCTTTCGGTCGGCTCGGCGATCGTCGATGCCGACGTCATCCTCTACGACCAGCCGCGCGTCATTGCCGATATCCAGCTCGCCAGTACGCGCATCCGCGAATTCGACATCGCCGTCGGGCGGGTGAAGATCGACTATCAGAACGGCGCGGGCAAGGCGCAGGCGCTGGTCGAAGGGACGAGCGGCGTGCCCTTCCGCGTCGCCGCCAACGCCGACCTCCAGCCAAAGCTGTGGCGCGCCTCGGTTCAGGGGCGCGCGACCGGCATCAATTTCCGCACGACCAGCCCGGCCCGCATCATCCCCGGCGCCGACGGTTACGAATTGCTGCCGACCACCGTCGATTTCGGGCGCGGCAGCAGCGCGCGGCTCGCCGGGCGCTTCGGCGAGGGGATCATGCTCCAGAGCCGCCTCGACCGGGTCAACCTGTCGCTGCTCAACGCCATCTATCCCGGCATGGGGCTTGGCGGCCGCGCGAGCGGCAGCCTCGATTTCGAACAGGCGGGCGCCGACAGCTTCCCGCGCGCCGACGCGCGGCTGACGCTCGACGATTTCACCCGCACCACCGCGGCGACGGTCAGCCAGCCCGTCGACGTCAATGTCGTCGGCAAGCTGCTTGCCGACGGCGGCGACGTGCGCGCGGTGATGCGCAAGCGCGGCAGCGTGATCGGGCGCATGCAGGCATCGCTGCGCCCGCTGCCCCCCGGCGCCGGAAGCTGGACCACCCGTCTCAGCGCCGCCCCGCTCGGCGGCGGCATTCGCTACAATGGCCCTGCCGACACGCTCTTTTCCTTCATCGGATCGGGCGACCAGCGCGTCGGTGGTCCGATCGGCGTCGCCGCCGATTTCAGCTGCCGCCTCTCCGCGCCCTGCCTCGAGGGGGTGATCCGCGGCAACGCGCTGACCTACGAAAACCTGACTTACGGCACGCGCCTGACCAACATGGCGGTCAGCGGCCGTTTCTCGGGCGACCGGCTCGAAATCGAACAGCTGACCGCGACCGCCGGCGACGGAACGGTCAAGGCGTCGGGCTATGTCAGCCTCGCACAGGCGAGCGGCTATCCTATGAAGATCGACGCGGTGCTCGACAATGCGCGCCTCGCGCGCAGCGAGGGCCTGTCGGCGCGTGCCACGGGCAACCTGACGCTCGAAAAGGTCGCCGGACAGACCGCCCTGCTCTCGGGCAGCCTGCGCCTCCCCGAAACGCGCTACCGCATCGTACGCCAGGGGGCCGCCAGCGTGCCCGTGCTCACCGGCGTCCGCCGCAAACCGCCCGCGGGCCGCCAGCGGATCAGCGGCGACGGGCTGGCAGCGGTCGGCGGCAGCCTGTTCGACCTCATCCGCCTCGACATCCGCCTGCGCGCGCCCGACGAAATCTACGTCAGCGGCATGGGGCTCGAATCCGAATGGCAGGCCGACGTCACGCTCAAGGGCACGACAGAGGCGCCGCGCGTCACCGGCGAGATCGAGCTGGTGCGCGGTACGCTGGGCTTCGCGGGACGTTCGTTCGATCTCGAGGAGGGCAGGGTGACCTTCCCGACCGGCGACGCCTACGACCCGTCGATCCGCCTGCTCGCGAGCGACACGTTCGACAATGTGACGGTGAACGTCAGCGTTTCGGGCCGCGCGCAGAATCCGCAGATCGCTTTCTCGAGCGTTCCCGGCCTGCCGCAGGACGAGATCGTTTCGCGCATCCTGTTCGGCAGTTCGATCACCGAATTGTCGCCGCTCCAGGCGGTGCAGCTCGCCGCGTCGCTCAACAGCCTGCGCGGCAGCGGCGGGCTCAGCCCGCTCGGCGCGCTGCAGTCGGCGACCGGCATCGACCGCCTGCGCGTCCTCGGCCCCGACGACGCGCAGGGGCGCGGTACTGCGCTCGCCGCGGGCCAGCACATCACCAACGACATCTACCTCGAAGTGATCACCGACGGCCGCGGCTATACCGCGACCCAGCTCGAGATCAGCCTGACCCCCGCGCTGTCGATCCTCAGCCAGGCGGGGGGCTCGGGACAGACGAGCTTCAGCGTCCGCTATCGCAAGGATTATTAA
- a CDS encoding TMEM165/GDT1 family protein — protein MEALFTSTAIVALAEIGDKTQLLAILLATRFNRPAPIILGILVATLANHALAALLGASAAAFLDSPVFRYAIGASFVAMAAWTLIPDKFEDDEAPKPRFGAFLTTLVAFFLVEMGDKTQVATIALGAQYQNVALVTAGTTLGMMIANVPAIFLGHELLKRVNLDTVRRVAALLFLVIGLWVLAQAAGWVG, from the coding sequence ATGGAAGCCCTGTTCACCTCGACCGCCATCGTCGCGCTCGCCGAGATCGGCGACAAGACGCAGCTGCTCGCGATCCTGCTGGCGACGCGTTTCAACCGTCCCGCGCCGATCATCCTCGGCATCCTCGTCGCGACGCTCGCCAATCATGCGCTGGCCGCGCTGCTCGGCGCCTCGGCCGCGGCCTTCCTCGACAGCCCGGTCTTCCGCTACGCGATCGGCGCGAGCTTCGTCGCAATGGCAGCATGGACGCTGATCCCCGACAAGTTCGAGGACGACGAAGCCCCCAAGCCGCGCTTCGGGGCGTTCCTCACCACGCTCGTCGCCTTCTTCCTCGTCGAAATGGGCGACAAGACGCAGGTCGCGACGATCGCGCTCGGCGCGCAATATCAGAATGTCGCGCTCGTCACCGCGGGCACGACGCTCGGCATGATGATCGCCAACGTCCCCGCGATCTTCCTCGGGCACGAACTGCTCAAGCGCGTCAACCTCGACACGGTGCGCCGCGTCGCCGCCCTTCTGTTCCTCGTGATCGGCCTCTGGGTGCTCGCGCAGGCGGCGGGCTGGGTCGGATAA
- a CDS encoding SMR family transporter: MAYVYLAIAIVAEVVATSSLKWSEGFTRLGPSLVTVIGYAIAFYFLSLTLRTVPTGIAYAIWSGVGVVLIVAVAWIFQGQRLDAPALAGIALIVAGVMVMNLFSKAAVH; the protein is encoded by the coding sequence ATGGCCTATGTCTATCTCGCGATCGCGATCGTCGCAGAGGTCGTCGCGACCTCCAGCCTCAAATGGTCGGAGGGGTTCACCCGGCTCGGGCCGTCGCTCGTCACGGTCATCGGCTATGCGATCGCCTTCTATTTCCTGTCGCTGACGCTGCGCACCGTCCCGACCGGCATCGCCTACGCGATCTGGTCGGGGGTCGGGGTCGTGCTCATCGTCGCCGTCGCCTGGATCTTTCAGGGGCAAAGGCTCGATGCCCCCGCGCTCGCCGGCATCGCGCTGATCGTCGCGGGGGTGATGGTGATGAACCTGTTTTCGAAAGCCGCGGTGCACTGA
- a CDS encoding matrixin family metalloprotease, with product MAEFQLVQADASLGQEYPDLGKVRAYLQVFGYLREDTPAGGILDLVTSAALARFQEMFGIEASGSIDAPTRAALTMPRCGVPDGGPGGGVAKPAPYVPIGCDYHARHRTLTYRFDNSTPDLPGDAERDAVRRAFATWAKVIPVDFVEVGPTNAADLKIGWATGNHGDGASFDGPGAILAHAFYPPSCGGSFAGHCHFDEGENWGLAHGAGSFDLETVAVHEIGHLLGLAHSNGANSVMVPGYAGQRRVLSTDDVAGIQSLYGKPGPALRVRAHLEGHGDRMGRESEFIGTRGEYRRLEGFQIEIATPVPNLSLQYMAHLEGIGDTPMVPEGNFVGTRGQHRRLEGFTIELTGSAAGNYNLFYLAHLQGIGDTPLMTGGNFCGTRGQSRRVEGILVRIEPK from the coding sequence ATGGCCGAGTTCCAACTCGTTCAGGCGGACGCGTCGCTGGGGCAGGAATATCCGGATCTGGGCAAGGTCCGCGCCTATCTGCAGGTCTTTGGCTATCTTCGGGAGGACACACCGGCAGGGGGCATTCTCGACCTCGTGACTTCGGCGGCGCTCGCCCGGTTCCAGGAAATGTTCGGGATCGAGGCCAGTGGTTCGATCGATGCCCCGACCCGCGCCGCGCTGACGATGCCGCGGTGCGGGGTTCCCGACGGGGGACCGGGCGGCGGCGTGGCGAAGCCCGCGCCCTACGTGCCGATCGGCTGCGATTATCACGCCAGGCACCGGACCCTGACCTATCGCTTTGACAACAGCACGCCCGACCTGCCGGGCGATGCCGAACGCGACGCCGTGCGGCGCGCTTTCGCCACATGGGCGAAGGTGATCCCGGTCGATTTCGTCGAGGTCGGTCCGACCAATGCCGCGGACCTCAAGATCGGCTGGGCGACGGGCAATCACGGCGACGGCGCTTCGTTCGACGGACCCGGCGCGATCCTTGCGCATGCCTTCTATCCGCCGAGTTGCGGGGGCAGCTTTGCCGGTCACTGCCACTTCGACGAGGGCGAGAATTGGGGGCTGGCGCATGGCGCGGGAAGCTTCGACCTCGAAACCGTCGCGGTGCACGAAATCGGACATCTGCTGGGGCTTGCGCATTCGAACGGCGCCAACTCGGTGATGGTGCCGGGCTATGCGGGGCAAAGGCGGGTGCTGTCGACCGACGATGTCGCCGGAATCCAGTCGCTTTACGGGAAACCCGGCCCCGCGCTGCGCGTGCGCGCGCACCTCGAAGGCCATGGCGACAGGATGGGCCGCGAAAGCGAGTTCATCGGGACGCGCGGCGAATATCGGCGCCTCGAAGGATTCCAGATCGAGATTGCGACGCCCGTGCCGAACCTGTCGCTGCAATATATGGCGCATTTGGAGGGTATCGGCGACACGCCCATGGTCCCTGAGGGAAATTTCGTCGGGACGCGCGGACAGCATCGCCGGCTCGAAGGATTCACGATCGAACTCACCGGGAGCGCCGCCGGGAACTACAATCTCTTCTACCTCGCGCATCTTCAGGGGATCGGCGATACGCCGCTGATGACTGGAGGCAATTTTTGCGGGACGCGCGGTCAGAGCCGGCGCGTCGAGGGGATTTTGGTCCGGATCGAGCCCAAATGA